In Rhizobium sp. WSM4643, the following are encoded in one genomic region:
- a CDS encoding O-antigen ligase family protein: MSTSFDSYQPIGLQRHRPRARAQYRIRRETFVRIVLSAIFYISLWRATGMWYGLPADFQEGVGKDPMPMRLLLMSLVPLIGLYCILEPRRIFELIRSASPLVGIVCLCVFLSIAFSVSVGASLRALVAVALLTAGPILYRARYGAVDTFESLAKFAIATAFINILYTAAFPRFAVMRGSYAGMVKGAFYHKNMLGQFSATNFILLLPALPMWRLRYYDLLRWAAMLLYLVLIVLAKSSTAIILLSIGIAVYYGMSWIQRFPGRIFRSFVVLLAFALLGFVVSVALMGVAQAIAESFGKDLTLSGRTNVWEQLLPLIFERPLTGWGFALFRQPEIMEQYVRLTWDAQSTHNTYIELALNMGIPATIIWTSFVVVRLVGKMTSSPLNQALAITKRKEVVIILLILIGAFTEAGMMLAPFILWPHTVIALTSLGPEFLSRFRKPTQAGAQHASG, from the coding sequence ATGAGCACCTCATTTGACAGCTACCAACCGATTGGCCTGCAAAGACATAGACCCAGAGCTCGCGCGCAATATCGCATTCGGCGTGAAACCTTCGTGCGGATCGTCCTCTCGGCAATATTTTATATTTCCCTCTGGAGAGCGACCGGCATGTGGTATGGGCTGCCGGCCGACTTCCAGGAGGGCGTCGGCAAAGACCCCATGCCGATGCGACTGTTGCTGATGTCGCTCGTTCCACTCATTGGCCTCTACTGCATCCTGGAGCCCAGGCGCATCTTCGAATTGATTCGCAGCGCCTCGCCGCTGGTCGGCATAGTCTGCTTATGCGTCTTTCTCTCGATTGCTTTTTCCGTCAGCGTCGGAGCCTCGCTCCGAGCCCTCGTCGCCGTCGCATTGCTGACAGCTGGACCCATTCTTTACCGAGCCCGTTACGGAGCCGTTGACACATTTGAAAGCCTGGCGAAGTTTGCGATTGCAACGGCTTTCATCAATATTCTTTACACAGCAGCCTTTCCGCGGTTCGCGGTGATGAGAGGCAGTTATGCCGGGATGGTGAAAGGGGCATTTTACCACAAAAACATGCTCGGCCAGTTCTCGGCAACAAACTTCATCTTGCTACTGCCGGCCCTGCCGATGTGGCGTCTGCGCTACTATGATCTCCTGAGATGGGCGGCAATGCTGCTCTACCTCGTGCTCATCGTGCTGGCGAAATCATCGACGGCGATCATCCTGCTTTCGATCGGAATAGCCGTATACTACGGAATGAGCTGGATTCAGCGCTTTCCAGGCCGGATCTTCAGATCCTTCGTCGTTCTTCTTGCATTCGCCCTGCTGGGCTTTGTCGTCTCCGTCGCATTGATGGGTGTGGCACAGGCGATTGCCGAGTCATTCGGGAAAGACCTTACGCTCAGCGGACGTACGAATGTTTGGGAACAGTTGCTGCCGCTGATCTTCGAGCGGCCCCTTACCGGCTGGGGATTTGCCTTGTTCCGACAGCCCGAAATCATGGAGCAATATGTTCGCCTTACCTGGGACGCTCAATCCACCCACAACACCTATATCGAACTTGCGCTGAACATGGGCATACCCGCCACCATCATCTGGACGTCGTTCGTGGTGGTGCGGCTCGTGGGGAAGATGACCTCGTCACCCCTCAATCAAGCGCTCGCCATCACCAAGAGGAAGGAGGTTGTCATTATCCTCCTGATCCTGATCGGCGCGTTCACCGAAGCCGGAATGATGCTGGCCCCCTTCATCCTATGGCCCCATACCGTGATCGCACTGACGAGCCTCGGCCCGGAGTTCCTGTCCCGCTTCCGCAAACCGACCCAGGCAGGCGCGCAACATGCATCAGGCTAA
- a CDS encoding GDSL-type esterase/lipase family protein translates to MLRPFANLVIVLALNFLFIVSNAGPSFAQECPDPAKVSNALAQQKPANKRYDRALPSYRDKSARYNLALVGDSLIELWQPWIKDSFPTRPVMNLGVAGDTTQNALYRLDGLNLPDFHPADVVVLIGTNNLGAKTAPSAVAAGVVAVVSKVRALWPGAHIYALSIPPRGKRYAFYEDVRIPANQLVASSLAAMPGVTFVQMNDDMLRCGKPSDKECSNYKPDHLHFNEGAYKLITSFLAAAGLQL, encoded by the coding sequence ATGTTGCGACCCTTCGCCAACCTTGTCATCGTCCTCGCATTGAATTTCCTTTTCATTGTCAGCAATGCTGGCCCATCCTTCGCACAGGAATGCCCCGACCCTGCAAAGGTGTCGAATGCGCTGGCTCAACAAAAGCCGGCAAACAAGAGATATGATCGCGCTCTTCCCAGCTACCGCGACAAATCGGCCCGATACAATCTGGCTCTTGTCGGCGATTCACTCATCGAGCTCTGGCAGCCTTGGATCAAGGACAGCTTTCCCACGCGCCCGGTGATGAACCTCGGGGTCGCTGGGGATACCACGCAAAATGCACTGTACCGCCTCGATGGTCTAAACCTTCCGGATTTCCATCCCGCCGATGTCGTCGTGCTTATCGGCACGAACAACCTGGGTGCGAAAACTGCGCCATCCGCCGTGGCAGCTGGTGTCGTCGCTGTTGTCAGCAAGGTTCGCGCTCTTTGGCCAGGCGCCCATATTTATGCGTTATCCATACCGCCTCGGGGCAAGCGCTATGCCTTCTACGAGGATGTGCGAATTCCGGCCAACCAGCTTGTCGCATCGTCATTGGCTGCAATGCCGGGTGTCACGTTTGTTCAAATGAACGATGATATGTTGCGGTGCGGTAAGCCAAGCGATAAAGAATGTTCCAACTACAAGCCTGACCATCTTCATTTTAATGAAGGGGCATACAAGCTGATCACGAGCTTCCTCGCCGCAGCGGGTCTACAGCTTTGA
- the ku gene encoding non-homologous end joining protein Ku, with protein MARQTFWKGYLKLSLVTAAVSLTPATTESNKVRFHVLNRQTKNRVESRYLDSVTHKLVAERDQVKAYPHGEDDYVLLEDEEIEEVGLESTRTIEIDSFVPRGSIDWIWYDKPHFLAPEDKVGVEAFCVIREAMKANDVVGIARLVLYRRERAVLLEPQGKGIVLWTLRYGDEVREPVAELDDKTEIDSKLLTLMTQLVKEETKDWSPTMVQDPIQKRLKSMLRGKQKSLKKAAPAKKPAPVKSTGNVINIMDALKKSLAAEGGQKSRQ; from the coding sequence ATGGCACGTCAGACATTCTGGAAAGGTTATCTCAAGCTCTCGCTCGTCACCGCCGCCGTCTCGCTGACGCCGGCGACGACCGAAAGCAACAAGGTCCGTTTCCATGTCCTCAATCGCCAGACGAAGAACCGCGTCGAAAGCCGCTATCTCGACAGCGTCACCCATAAACTGGTGGCCGAGCGGGACCAGGTGAAGGCCTATCCGCACGGCGAGGACGACTATGTTCTTCTCGAAGACGAGGAGATCGAGGAAGTCGGGCTCGAAAGCACCCGCACCATCGAGATCGACAGTTTCGTGCCGCGCGGATCGATCGATTGGATCTGGTACGACAAACCGCATTTTCTGGCGCCCGAGGACAAGGTCGGGGTGGAAGCCTTTTGCGTCATCCGCGAGGCGATGAAGGCGAATGACGTGGTCGGCATCGCCCGGCTTGTCCTTTACCGTCGTGAGCGTGCCGTGCTGTTGGAGCCGCAAGGCAAAGGCATCGTTCTCTGGACCCTGCGCTATGGCGACGAGGTGCGTGAACCCGTGGCTGAACTCGACGACAAGACCGAGATCGACAGCAAGCTGCTGACGCTGATGACGCAACTTGTGAAGGAAGAGACGAAGGATTGGAGCCCCACCATGGTGCAGGACCCAATCCAGAAACGCCTGAAGTCGATGCTCCGCGGCAAGCAGAAGAGCCTGAAAAAGGCCGCGCCCGCGAAAAAACCTGCACCCGTTAAATCGACGGGCAATGTCATCAATATCATGGATGCGCTGAAAAAGAGCCTGGCCGCGGAAGGCGGCCAGAAGTCGCGCCAATGA
- the ku gene encoding non-homologous end joining protein Ku produces MAARASWKGHLKVGDLACAVGLYTAVSSSDRVSFNIINRRTGHRVERQFVDSETGKPVERGDQVKGYQMENGDYIVIEGDEIAEIMPESDKVLNIKAFIAYDDIDKLYFDRPYYLAPVDEHDEEALSLIARGMRDGKVAALAEAVLFRRNRTLLIRPHDDYIVATMLNFDYEVRSADTVFKDIPDVKFDKEMLELAGHILETKRGSFEPSDYEDRYEAALVELVKAKIEGRAPPKKKQPPERKVVDLMEALRQSAKMSGKAPAKKAPAKKKAPARSDGRSKKAS; encoded by the coding sequence ATGGCCGCTCGGGCAAGCTGGAAAGGTCATCTCAAGGTGGGCGACCTTGCCTGTGCCGTCGGGCTCTATACCGCTGTTTCCTCCTCCGACCGTGTCTCTTTCAATATCATCAACCGCAGGACCGGCCACCGGGTAGAACGGCAATTCGTCGACAGCGAGACCGGCAAACCGGTCGAGCGGGGCGACCAGGTCAAGGGCTATCAGATGGAGAATGGCGATTACATCGTCATCGAGGGCGACGAGATCGCCGAAATCATGCCGGAAAGCGACAAGGTCCTCAATATCAAGGCTTTCATCGCCTATGACGATATCGACAAGCTTTATTTCGACCGCCCTTACTATCTCGCGCCCGTCGACGAACACGACGAGGAGGCACTGTCGCTGATCGCTAGGGGCATGCGTGACGGCAAGGTCGCGGCGCTGGCCGAAGCCGTGCTTTTCCGGCGCAACCGGACGCTGCTGATCCGTCCGCATGACGACTACATCGTCGCGACGATGCTGAATTTCGACTACGAGGTGCGCTCGGCCGATACCGTCTTCAAAGACATTCCAGACGTCAAGTTCGATAAGGAGATGCTCGAACTCGCAGGCCATATCCTGGAGACCAAGCGTGGCAGCTTCGAACCAAGCGATTACGAAGATCGCTACGAGGCTGCCCTCGTCGAACTGGTAAAGGCGAAAATCGAGGGCCGGGCACCACCGAAGAAGAAACAGCCGCCGGAACGCAAGGTCGTCGACCTGATGGAAGCGCTGCGCCAGAGTGCCAAGATGAGCGGCAAAGCGCCAGCAAAGAAGGCCCCGGCGAAGAAGAAGGCGCCGGCGCGCAGCGACGGCCGCAGCAAGAAGGCAAGCTGA
- a CDS encoding DUF2188 domain-containing protein, protein MADITYQVVPHDNGWAYKLGDTLSETYATADEAIVHAKDAASRQKIGDGDALLAYPAPDGGWEVLPIDTDKSGSRL, encoded by the coding sequence ATGGCCGATATCACCTATCAGGTCGTGCCGCATGACAATGGCTGGGCCTATAAGCTCGGCGACACACTTTCGGAAACCTATGCGACAGCGGATGAAGCAATTGTCCATGCCAAGGACGCTGCATCGAGGCAGAAGATCGGCGATGGCGATGCGCTGCTCGCCTATCCCGCGCCTGATGGCGGCTGGGAAGTCCTGCCAATCGACACCGACAAGAGCGGCAGCCGGCTCTGA
- a CDS encoding OsmC family protein, whose translation MADLKARPRPTGATAVLGRTGFPHVTSATKGEIDIVTAPSQQGFNPLDLLYSSLSACLVLSARIAASQMGILDKISEITAEVTGEKAAEGLSRVAKFNIAFSIKGDIDEETRQKIAHAAEDEICTVSNTIRGDPEFSTTISG comes from the coding sequence ATGGCCGATCTCAAGGCTCGTCCCCGCCCGACCGGCGCTACCGCCGTTCTCGGCCGTACCGGTTTCCCGCACGTCACTTCCGCCACCAAGGGCGAAATCGACATCGTCACCGCGCCGTCACAGCAGGGTTTTAATCCGCTCGATCTGCTCTATTCCTCGCTCTCGGCCTGCCTGGTGCTCAGCGCCCGCATCGCCGCCAGCCAGATGGGCATTCTCGACAAGATCAGCGAGATCACTGCCGAGGTCACCGGCGAGAAGGCGGCGGAAGGCCTTTCGCGCGTCGCCAAGTTCAACATCGCCTTTTCCATCAAGGGCGATATCGATGAGGAAACCCGGCAGAAAATCGCCCATGCCGCCGAAGACGAGATCTGCACGGTGAGCAACACCATCCGCGGCGATCCAGAGTTCTCGACGACGATATCGGGCTAA
- a CDS encoding FAD/NAD(P)-binding protein has protein sequence MIPATMQPKPLPTSEQPVVAIIGGGVSGAGVAYHLARANCGERPAIVVFEPRAELGHGLAYDTADPAHRINVPAAKMSLQPDDLGEFQAWIEARNAVADDPEAKQPEGLLFPRRRLFGDYVASLLKPLLEDGAVRHCRAAVTGVERGAGRWSILDDRGGVTEADIVAIATSHPPPVAPGRLASRLAAHPRFIADTTKPGALEVIRPHDRVLVIGNGLTAADVIASLAGRGHDGPVTAISRRGLRSRGHAPVPQQLFGDFVSDATHSAVSLLRGIRAAIKAAKEEGISWHGVIDQVRAQGYDLWHVLPVAERRRLVRHLRPYWDVHRFRIAPQVEAVLDAAIASGRLDILAGSVADARIEGEFMLCILQPRHQRQPLERRYDAVVVTTGPAHGGILETQPWLAALAASGHLSLDPTGLGLACTERSEAIGPSGTTDPSLLISGPLARGTFGELMGLPQVTEHAFFVAGEIAEKLRTSATNRHPA, from the coding sequence ATGATCCCGGCCACCATGCAGCCCAAGCCTCTCCCGACGTCTGAACAGCCCGTCGTCGCCATCATCGGCGGCGGTGTCTCTGGCGCCGGCGTCGCCTATCATCTCGCGAGAGCCAACTGCGGCGAGCGCCCTGCCATCGTGGTCTTCGAGCCGCGCGCCGAGCTCGGCCACGGCCTTGCCTATGACACTGCCGATCCGGCCCACCGCATCAATGTTCCTGCCGCCAAGATGAGCCTGCAGCCCGACGACCTGGGGGAATTCCAGGCCTGGATCGAAGCCCGCAACGCCGTCGCCGACGACCCTGAGGCCAAGCAGCCCGAGGGCCTGCTCTTCCCCCGGCGCCGGCTGTTCGGCGATTATGTCGCCTCGCTGCTGAAGCCGCTGCTGGAAGACGGTGCCGTGCGTCATTGCCGCGCCGCAGTGACTGGGGTCGAGCGCGGTGCCGGCCGCTGGTCGATCCTCGACGACAGAGGCGGCGTGACGGAGGCCGATATTGTCGCGATCGCCACCAGCCATCCGCCGCCCGTAGCCCCCGGCCGGCTTGCAAGCCGGCTTGCGGCCCATCCCCGTTTCATCGCCGATACCACCAAGCCCGGCGCGCTCGAGGTGATCCGTCCGCATGATCGGGTGCTGGTCATCGGCAACGGCCTGACGGCTGCCGATGTCATTGCCTCGCTTGCTGGGCGCGGGCATGACGGTCCGGTAACCGCGATTTCGCGCCGCGGTCTGCGGTCTCGCGGGCATGCGCCGGTGCCGCAGCAGCTCTTCGGCGATTTCGTCTCCGATGCGACCCATTCCGCCGTGTCGCTGCTGAGAGGGATCCGCGCCGCCATAAAAGCCGCGAAGGAAGAGGGCATAAGCTGGCATGGCGTGATCGACCAGGTGCGGGCGCAGGGATACGATCTCTGGCACGTGCTGCCGGTTGCCGAACGACGCCGCCTCGTGCGCCATCTGCGTCCCTATTGGGACGTGCACCGTTTCCGTATCGCCCCGCAGGTCGAGGCCGTGCTCGACGCGGCGATTGCCTCGGGCCGCCTCGATATCCTGGCCGGCTCGGTCGCCGATGCCCGCATCGAAGGCGAGTTCATGCTTTGCATCCTGCAGCCGCGTCATCAGCGCCAGCCGTTGGAGCGGCGCTATGACGCCGTCGTCGTCACCACCGGCCCGGCGCATGGCGGCATTCTCGAAACCCAGCCCTGGCTCGCCGCACTCGCGGCAAGCGGTCACCTGTCGCTTGATCCCACCGGCCTCGGGCTTGCCTGCACCGAGCGTTCTGAGGCGATCGGCCCGTCGGGAACGACAGACCCTTCGCTGCTGATCTCCGGCCCGCTGGCGCGCGGCACCTTCGGCGAGCTGATGGGACTGCCGCAGGTGACCGAGCATGCCTTCTTCGTCGCCGGCGAGATCGCCGAAAAGCTACGGACGAGCGCGACGAATAGGCATCCCGCCTGA
- a CDS encoding DMT family transporter — protein sequence MSQAASTLSEAPPSNRFALASLLLGGAAIGGSPIFVRLSEVGPMATAFWRVALALIPIVIVSLMKKDSGPKPQSLSDYGMLVLPGVMLALDLGAWHLSLTMTSVANATLLANLAPVFVTLIAFLFFSARISRIFLFGLVLALSGVVILKGGPAAIGNGDLRGDGIAMIAAFFYACYILAIGRLRSRFDTIRIMLWSTASAAAFIFPVGFFYEGHMLPATAYGWSIVFGLAFISHAGGQVAITYALAYLPPAFSSLTLLLQPVVAAILAWALLNEAIGTMQALGGAVVLAGIMVARTSRVQV from the coding sequence ATGTCGCAGGCTGCCTCCACCCTTTCCGAAGCCCCGCCTTCCAATCGTTTCGCCCTTGCGTCGCTTCTTCTCGGCGGGGCGGCGATCGGCGGCTCGCCGATCTTCGTCAGGCTGTCTGAGGTCGGCCCGATGGCGACGGCCTTCTGGCGCGTGGCGCTGGCGCTGATCCCGATCGTCATCGTCTCGCTCATGAAGAAGGATTCGGGGCCGAAGCCGCAAAGCCTTTCCGACTATGGCATGCTGGTCCTGCCAGGCGTGATGTTGGCGCTCGACCTCGGCGCCTGGCATCTTTCGCTCACCATGACGTCGGTCGCCAACGCAACGCTGCTTGCCAACCTCGCACCGGTTTTCGTTACGCTGATCGCTTTCCTCTTTTTCAGCGCGAGGATCAGCCGCATCTTCCTGTTCGGGCTTGTCCTGGCGCTGTCAGGCGTCGTCATCCTGAAGGGCGGACCGGCAGCCATCGGCAATGGCGACCTCCGCGGCGACGGCATCGCGATGATCGCCGCCTTCTTCTATGCCTGCTACATCCTTGCGATCGGCAGGCTGCGCAGCCGCTTCGATACCATCCGCATCATGTTGTGGAGCACGGCATCGGCTGCCGCCTTCATCTTTCCGGTCGGCTTCTTCTACGAAGGTCACATGCTGCCCGCGACCGCCTATGGCTGGTCGATCGTCTTCGGCCTCGCCTTTATCAGCCATGCGGGCGGGCAGGTGGCGATCACCTATGCGCTCGCCTATCTGCCGCCAGCCTTCTCCTCGCTGACACTGCTGCTGCAGCCGGTGGTCGCGGCCATCCTTGCCTGGGCGCTGCTCAACGAGGCGATCGGGACGATGCAGGCGCTCGGCGGCGCCGTGGTGCTTGCCGGCATCATGGTTGCCCGGACATCCCGCGTTCAGGTGTGA
- a CDS encoding VOC family protein produces the protein MTFAALILALLTTPLQSGLLSMVSGIHHVTAVTRKVQANVDFYAGFLGMRLVKQTAGYEDTAQLHLFYGDAAGTPGSLLTFLAWEDGAPGRAGYGQISEISLSINPASIGYWLTRAMSFGLRSEGPADEFGEPVLRLKDPDNIILKLAGAKNLVSPAAWDGASIPVEHAIQRVRGATMLTEKPAESRSFIESHFGYRFQANRGTIDRLVSQSGDIIDVRDARGFWSGAPGTGTVDHVAFRAADEETLLSVRKALEATDASPTNMHDRKYFRSLYAREPGGTLVELATDKPGMTVDEEHAALGGKLFAPPEAITNLHDLKVMLPQFSMPGQPRINYRELPFVHRFYTPPDPDGSVFVLLHGSGGNETTLMPLLNKVAPRATLLGVRGRATEEGFPRWYKRITPFSFDQNDIKTEAEAFAAFIEGAVKSYGLDPDKVVYVGYSNGANLLNSLLYLHPNLVHKAVLLRSMPVLSDYPHADLKGTDLLVISGKTDAYGKYASELEERLKSSGATVDSDVIPGGHDLGDADVPIIQKWLLQENR, from the coding sequence ATGACCTTCGCAGCTCTCATACTGGCGCTCCTGACGACGCCGCTTCAATCAGGACTGCTCTCGATGGTATCAGGCATACATCACGTCACGGCCGTCACCCGCAAGGTGCAGGCGAACGTGGACTTCTACGCTGGATTTCTCGGCATGCGGCTCGTCAAGCAGACGGCCGGTTACGAGGACACGGCGCAACTTCATCTTTTCTATGGCGATGCTGCAGGGACACCAGGTTCTCTGCTGACCTTCCTCGCCTGGGAAGATGGTGCGCCCGGCCGGGCCGGCTATGGCCAGATCAGCGAAATATCGCTGTCGATAAACCCCGCCAGCATCGGCTACTGGCTGACGCGCGCCATGAGCTTCGGCCTGCGTTCGGAAGGACCGGCCGACGAATTCGGCGAGCCTGTGCTGCGGCTGAAGGACCCCGACAACATCATCCTCAAGCTCGCAGGCGCAAAGAACCTGGTATCGCCGGCCGCCTGGGATGGCGCCTCGATCCCGGTCGAGCATGCCATCCAGCGCGTTCGTGGCGCGACCATGCTGACGGAGAAGCCCGCCGAAAGCCGCAGCTTCATCGAGAGCCATTTCGGTTACCGTTTCCAGGCCAACCGCGGCACGATCGACAGGCTGGTGTCGCAGTCCGGCGACATCATCGACGTGCGCGATGCTCGCGGCTTCTGGTCCGGCGCGCCGGGCACCGGCACGGTCGATCACGTCGCCTTCCGCGCCGCCGACGAGGAGACGCTGCTTTCGGTGCGCAAGGCGCTCGAGGCGACCGACGCGTCACCGACCAACATGCACGACCGCAAATATTTCCGCTCGCTTTATGCCCGCGAGCCTGGCGGCACGCTGGTGGAGCTTGCGACCGACAAACCCGGCATGACCGTGGACGAAGAGCACGCCGCCCTCGGGGGCAAGCTGTTCGCGCCACCCGAAGCCATCACCAATCTCCATGACCTGAAGGTGATGCTGCCGCAATTTTCAATGCCCGGCCAGCCGCGCATCAATTATCGCGAGCTGCCATTCGTCCATCGCTTCTATACGCCCCCCGACCCAGACGGCAGCGTCTTCGTGCTCCTGCACGGATCCGGCGGCAATGAGACGACGCTGATGCCGCTCTTGAACAAGGTGGCGCCGCGGGCAACGCTGCTCGGCGTGCGCGGCCGGGCGACGGAGGAAGGTTTTCCGCGCTGGTACAAGCGCATTACCCCCTTTTCCTTCGACCAGAACGACATCAAGACCGAGGCCGAGGCCTTTGCCGCCTTCATCGAGGGGGCCGTCAAATCCTACGGGCTCGATCCTGATAAGGTCGTCTATGTCGGCTACTCCAATGGCGCCAATCTTTTGAACTCGCTGCTCTATCTGCATCCAAACCTGGTTCATAAGGCGGTGCTGCTGCGCTCCATGCCCGTTCTCAGCGACTATCCGCATGCCGATCTGAAGGGCACAGACCTGCTCGTCATCAGCGGCAAGACGGATGCCTACGGCAAATATGCGAGCGAGTTGGAGGAGAGGCTGAAGAGTTCGGGCGCCACCGTCGATTCCGACGTCATCCCCGGCGGCCACGATCTCGGTGATGCCGATGTGCCGATCATCCAGAAATGGCTGCTGCAGGAAAATCGCTGA
- a CDS encoding response regulator encodes MAEHCSILIIDDNIDDREVYRRILGRVSSTAYTVVEAETGEEGLSLNGRKRPDCILLDYSLPGRDGLGVLADILEDDPAANVIMLTGQGNETVAVEVMKSGARDYLTKDSLSPETLHRCIQNAIMHGMLEAKLEQKRQSLEIFTRAMAHDLKEPLRTIKSFSRILHGSAALPAEDRELLDYVLSAADHMEDLIVKVSGFTRLEAYGGLELRPVSLSDVLDQVEDNLRQQTESRGAIIIRGALPEVMGDATLLTQLLQNLVSNAIRYCEQKVPEISIAGEAQGDICRLTVRDNGPGIDPEHRELIFQPFKRLVGRGIEGTGLGLAICRRIAQMHGGSIWCEAENGPGAIFILEVPLAEARSTPPAASAIPHSARPAEQPGEGSGRLAEVLLVEDSPADIQILKIKLMRREKVNFNLHVATNGREAMRLLEERAAIADVPQIDLMLLDINMPIMDGFEVLHALSADVRLKQIPVCILSTSSDESDMRRARNLGARAYMVKPPTLQQLEEALEDVEHLELLQRGDSLALCAEQN; translated from the coding sequence TTGGCGGAACACTGCTCCATTCTCATCATCGACGACAACATCGACGATCGCGAGGTCTATCGCCGCATATTGGGCCGCGTTTCCAGCACTGCCTATACCGTCGTGGAGGCGGAGACGGGCGAAGAGGGCCTTTCACTGAACGGACGGAAACGGCCGGACTGCATCCTGCTCGACTATTCGCTGCCGGGTCGCGACGGGCTCGGCGTTCTCGCCGATATCCTGGAGGATGATCCTGCCGCCAACGTCATCATGCTGACCGGCCAGGGCAACGAAACCGTGGCTGTCGAGGTGATGAAGAGCGGAGCGCGCGACTATCTGACAAAGGATTCGCTTTCGCCTGAAACACTGCATCGCTGCATCCAAAACGCCATCATGCACGGCATGCTGGAAGCAAAGCTGGAGCAGAAGCGGCAATCGCTTGAGATCTTCACCCGCGCCATGGCCCATGATCTGAAGGAGCCGCTCCGGACGATCAAATCCTTCAGCCGCATCCTGCACGGTTCTGCCGCGCTTCCGGCCGAAGACCGGGAATTGCTCGATTACGTGCTCAGCGCCGCCGACCATATGGAAGACCTGATCGTCAAGGTCTCGGGTTTCACCAGGCTCGAGGCCTACGGCGGACTGGAGCTCAGGCCGGTCTCGCTCTCTGATGTGCTCGACCAAGTGGAGGACAATCTGCGTCAGCAGACCGAAAGCCGTGGCGCCATCATCATCCGCGGGGCGCTGCCGGAGGTGATGGGCGATGCGACGCTGCTGACCCAGCTTCTGCAGAACCTGGTGTCGAATGCCATCCGCTATTGCGAGCAGAAAGTTCCGGAGATCAGCATCGCAGGCGAAGCGCAGGGCGATATCTGCCGCCTCACCGTGCGTGACAACGGGCCCGGCATCGATCCTGAGCATCGCGAGCTGATCTTCCAGCCGTTCAAGCGCCTCGTCGGCCGCGGCATCGAAGGCACCGGGCTCGGCCTTGCCATCTGCCGCCGCATCGCACAGATGCATGGCGGCTCGATCTGGTGCGAGGCAGAAAACGGGCCGGGCGCCATCTTCATTCTCGAAGTGCCGCTCGCCGAGGCGAGGTCCACGCCGCCTGCCGCATCGGCCATCCCGCACAGCGCCAGGCCGGCGGAGCAGCCAGGCGAAGGTTCGGGCAGGCTGGCCGAAGTGCTGCTGGTGGAAGACAGCCCGGCCGACATCCAGATTCTGAAGATCAAGCTGATGCGGCGGGAGAAGGTGAATTTCAACCTGCATGTCGCCACCAATGGACGCGAGGCAATGCGGCTGCTCGAAGAACGCGCCGCCATCGCCGATGTGCCGCAGATCGACCTGATGCTGCTCGACATCAACATGCCGATCATGGACGGGTTCGAGGTGCTGCATGCGCTTTCAGCCGATGTCCGCCTCAAGCAAATTCCCGTCTGCATTCTCAGCACATCAAGCGACGAGAGCGACATGCGGCGGGCCAGAAATCTCGGCGCGCGCGCCTATATGGTCAAGCCGCCGACCCTGCAGCAACTGGAAGAGGCGCTCGAAGATGTCGAACATTTGGAGTTGTTGCAGCGCGGCGATTCGCTTGCGCTTTGTGCGGAACAAAACTAA